The following are from one region of the Plasmodium cynomolgi strain B DNA, chromosome 1, whole genome shotgun sequence genome:
- a CDS encoding chitinase (putative), translating into MFYDVSRPFNGKQKFLVRKHGLEYETYGVMLNEIRRIRKARPDIILILSLGGETYMIDITKDIDYMDQIVKLVKDFDLDGVDIDWEPHGSFNNLNELDFSEYYIKLINLVRSSIPEEKIISISGSSNAALSCVSVNETFCKDDDSPYNTNYLSQQMGKNEELYKASTMLSTGTFVNIFNTAKEKIDLVFIQTYNLETTNPSIMVDMYLSHLYFGLKYNITVLLGFSLEHNRGGFSPDDRALVELVSKTIHDENHKHNRADGVGIWHLFMKEQLPSGSYDIDAFLTNVWKNLNPQVEVPKDVVTTQNPDDCNSIDEYVSGLVVSKSGVYYKHNGAIWKTRSYSTRAPGVDRYEWDLVKICYEKACNGKAAHYFNTDYQNGSIVIWKGEAFTIKWWQSGPPEGAALEAYEKLEASECPGLSEWNEEHPHKPIEEDIPYEQEEDAP; encoded by the coding sequence atgttttatgATGTATCTAGACCATTTAACGGAAAGCAGAAATTTTTAGTAAGGAAACATGGACTAGAATATGAAACTTACGGAGTGATGCTAAACGAAATCAGGCGTATAAGGAAAGCTCGTCCAGACATCATCTTAATTCTATCATTAGGAGGAGAAACGTACATGATAGATATTACAAAAGATATTGATTATATGGACCAAATAGTTAAGCTTGTGAAAGATTTTGATTTAGATGGTGTAGATATTGACTGGGAACCACATGGCAGCTTTAACAATCTAAACGAACTAGACTTTTCagaatattatattaaattaatcAACTTAGTAAGAAGTAGTATCCCAGAAGAGAAAATAATCTCCATATCAGGATCATCCAATGCAGCCTTATCATGTGTATCGGTAAATGAAACATTTTGCAAAGACGATGACTCTCCATATAACACGAACTACTTGTCTCaacaaatgggtaaaaacGAAGAGTTATACAAAGCATCGACTATGTTATCTACAGGAACTTttgtcaatatttttaacacagcgaaggaaaaaattgaccTTGTATTTATTCAGACGTACAACTTAGAAACGACAAACCCAAGTATAATGGTAGACATGTATCTATCCCATCTCTATTTCGGATTGAAATATAACATCACAGTTTTGCTAGGATTTTCATTAGAACACAACCGAGGTGGGTTCAGCCCAGATGATAGAGCATTAGTCGAATTAGTATCAAAAACGATTCATGACGAAAATCATAAGCACAATCGAGCAGACGGAGTAGGAATATGGCACTTGTTCATGAAAGAACAGTTGCCATCTGGATCATATGATATAGATGCGTTCCTCACGAATGtatggaaaaatttaaaccCCCAGGTAGAAGTACCAAAAGATGTAGTTACAACTCAAAACCCTGATGACTGTAACAGTATAGATGAATATGTTTCTGGACTTGTTGTGTCTAAATCAGGCGTGTACTACAAGCACAATGGAGCAATATGGAAAACTAGGTCATATTCAACCCGTGCTCCTGGTGTTGACAGATATGAATGGGACTTGGTCAAAATATGTTATGAAAAAGCGTGCAACGGAAAGGCGGCTCATTACTTTAACACTGATTATCAAAATGGATCTATAGTTATATGGAAAGGAGAAGCCTTCACTATTAAATGGTGGCAATCTGGACCTCCTGAAGGCGCGGCGTTGGAAGCATATGAAAAATTGGAAGCATCCGAATGTCCAGGACTCTCGGAATGGAACGAGGAGCACCCACATAAGCCAATTGAGGAAGATATCCCCTATGAGCAAGAGGAAGACGCGCCT
- a CDS encoding hypothetical protein (putative): MLPIYENYTDRIILPHRIFLLLYNFRILKMLPLHSENSSISAHYAVQEEPSEEKFFNDVSNTSNINSLEQSWRQRQRQRKRQKKKASTVHSI, from the exons ATGCTCCCAATTTATGAGAATTAC actGACAGAATAATTCTGCCGCACAGGAtatttttactcctttaTAATTTCAGA atattaaaaatgttaccaCTGCATTCAGAAAATTCGAGCATTTCGGCTCATTATGCAGTTCAAGAAGAACCAAGTGaagagaaattttttaatgatgtTTCGAATACCTCTAATATCAATTCTTTGG AACAATCGTGGCGGCAGCGGCAGAGACAGAGGAAgaggcagaagaagaaggcaaGTACAGTACATTCCATTTGA
- a CDS encoding hypothetical protein (putative), producing MPVDMTEEEKEEVYEEFVEYDLNRDGLIDAEEIISVLKNMKKPDFIKFFTKVDLNSSGTISFSEYMIFVNSN from the exons ATGCCGGTTGATATGACCgaagaggagaaggaagaagtgtATGAAGAGTTTGTGGAATATGATTTGAACAGAGATG gcCTAATCGATGCAGAAGAAATTATATCCGTTTTgaagaatatgaaaaaaccagactttataaaatttttcaccaAAGTAGACTTAAACTCCTCAGGAACGA tttCGTTCAGTGAATATATGATATTTGTGAATTCAAACTAA